The following proteins come from a genomic window of Aspergillus oryzae RIB40 DNA, chromosome 4:
- a CDS encoding uncharacterized protein (predicted protein) has product MQVTNEKQKPPWKIPSRSLILFCPPIQLSKDILLLFPFLEPKPNNSSNSSSSTVSSRILSSSFSFSPYPTGLHHSPSPRKRFGSLVGLLTCDLLSYRRVPFSSPSSYSSCRLARTSFLFCIIFSDLREPKSLYFILFSLASFIPSLFLSAACSSSVAVPPFPGAACE; this is encoded by the exons ATGCAGGTTACCAAcgagaaacaaaaaccaCCCTGGAAGATCCCCTCACGGTCACTGATCCTCTTTTGCCCCCCCATCCAACTTTCTAAAgatattcttctccttttccctttcttagaacccaaacccaacaactcctccaactcttcctcttccaccgtTTCCTCCCGGattctttcctcttctttctccttctctccatacCCGACGGGTTTGCATCACTCTCCATCTCCGCGAAAAAGATTTGGGTCCCTGGTCGGACTACTGACTTGCgatcttctttcttatcGACGCgttcccttttcctctccctcgtcctactcc AGCTGCAGATTAGCTAGAACTTCCTTCCTATTCTGTATCATCTTTTCGGATCTGAGGGAACCCAAAAGtctctattttattttattttctcttgcCTCATTCAttccctccctcttcttgtctgCTGCCTGTTCCT CCTCTGTTGCGGTCCCTCCGTTCCCGGGAGCTGCATGTGAGTGA
- a CDS encoding uncharacterized protein (predicted protein) produces the protein MLATSPHCAAPGVNSLALPQLKRKRSDSSDSATGQRAPVATKLRADDTPGNPVAIGQDPSLSLSSATATSQEPTTRSDRASQPSHPSDNASRQNPDPSGFPVAKQDATPRKVNVDRLRETLEAQLSLEVLLKHNELRLIDQEIAKCQVALEQLRRCAEIPYPGSHAMGQSVSNGTGMAVLAPGNGPPPLSPAPWGVTDGPYTRHYARWLLPDPRFDGGELEPATPLGFGAPGTPLMEGRSTRGSSGDGYWASKSRLQRGSGNMKLQSLPNGYPPPKEKAGPMIIRRKSDGVLVKLVCLDCRRDNFSSTQGFINHCRIAHNRNFASHDAAAVASGEPVEVDEAGAIIGGKNDTSSTASAGYVHPLIRSAHVIESSAKTPSASEASGDNATPQKWSVSSQQASSVVETPRPSAHPQPSQRNTPAKPADAFLGSPATPHLSSLMQLKGVGLDLDRLVGEAKTPVDLSAYSSDEGESDVEPAQPSVNASHGEKPTEARISRQPMRTTAPQAGSRRPSSRKGVDKTSHKPLTLETLTPTRAAPYQSPYGPPSSVAPIDDLRLREVDGIDRSANLSPNTVESNQAPSLVSDDDDDYGAASDSDSPGPSSSEAGDHEEDFSHIDVEDDDDTTGSTTTSDPKSDPATHPSPSFSKPLRGGSSKKKDDLLSASIVSLNRGKDEKRVSFASPDTSPKRKKDHKRKSSGGQ, from the coding sequence ATGCTCGCGACCTCGCCACACTGCGCCGCGCCCGGTGTGAACAGCCTGGCGCTGCCCCAGTTGAAGCGCAAGCGCTCCGATTCGAGCGATTCCGCCACCGGTCAACGTGCCCCGGTCGCAACCAAGTTGCGCGCAGACGATACGCCCGGCAATCCAGTCGCGATTGGTCAAGATCCGTCTCTATCTCTGAGTAGTGCGACTGCGACGTCACAGGAACCAACAACTCGCAGCGATCGCGCATCCCAACCGTCACACCCGTCCGACAACGCATCTCGTCAGAATCCCGACCCGTCAGGTTTCCCGGTCGCCAAACAGGACGCCACCCCGCGCAAAGTGAATGTGGACAGGTTGCGCGAGACGTTGGAGGCACAGTTAAGCTTAGAGGTGTTGTTGAAGCACAACGAACTCCGCTTGATCGACCAAGAGATCGCCAAATGCCAAGTCGCGTTGGAACAGTTGCGACGATGCGCCGAAATCCCGTATCCTGGATCGCATGCGATGGGTCAGTCGGTCAGCAACGGTACGGGGATGGCAGTGCTAGCTCCTGGAAATGGACCTCCGCCGCTCTCCCCGGCACCGTGGGGTGTAACGGATGGCCCATACACCCGCCATTATGCCCGGTGGTTACTTCCTGATCCTCGTTTCGACGGAGGGGAGCTCGAGCCGGCAACCCCTCTGGGATTCGGTGCACCGGGTACGCCGCTGATGGAAGGCCGTTCGACACGTGGAAGCTCTGGCGATGGCTACTGGGCTAGCAAATCTCGCCTCCAGCGAGGCTCGGGTAACATGAAGCTCCAATCCTTGCCGAATGGCTATCCACCGCCCAAGGAGAAAGCGGGCCCAATGATCATCCGGCGAAAGTCAGATGGTGTCCTGGTCAAACTTGTCTGCTTGGACTGTCGAAGGGACAATTTTTCCAGCACGCAAGGATTCATCAACCATTGCCGCATTGCCCATAATCGGAACTTTGCTAGTCACGATGCCGCCGCGGTCGCATCAGGAGAGCCCGTCGAGGTGGACGAAGCGGGTGCGATCATTGGGGGTAAGAACGACACCTCCAGTACCGCTTCGGCAGGTTACGTTCATCCGCTCATTCGATCTGCTCACGTTATTGAGTCGTCCGCCAAGACACCATCCGCATCGGAGGCCTCTGGTGACAACGCAACGCCCCAGAAATGGTCGGTCTCCAGCCAGCAGGCGTCTTCCGTGGTGGAAACACCTCGTCCGTCTGCCCACCCTCAACCCAGTCAGCGCAATACGCCGGCGAAGCCCGCGGATGCCTTCTTGGGCTCGCCGGCTACCCCTCATCTGTCATCACTGATGCAACTCAAGGGGGTCGGACTCGATCTGGACCGACTGGTTGGGGAAGCGAAAACCCCCGTTGATCTGAGCGCCTACTCGTCCGACGAGGGCGAGTCGGACGTGGAGCCGGCCCAGCCGTCGGTCAATGCGAGTCACGGTGAAAAACCGACTGAAGCTCGCATTAGCCGGCAACCCATGCGGACCACAGCTCCACAAGCCGGGTCGCGGCGCCCCAGTAGCCGAAAGGGGGTGGACAAGACGAGTCATAAGCCCCTCACCTTGGAAACCCTGACGCCAACGCGGGCTGCGCCTTATCAATCTCCGTACGGCCCACCCTCATCAGTAGCCCCGATCGATGACCTTCGTCTCCGTGAAGTCGATGGGATCGATCGCTCGGCCAATCTTAGCCCGAACACTGTCGAATCGAACCAGGCTCCAAGTCTGGTgagcgacgacgacgacgactACGGAGCGGCGTCGGATTCGGATAGCCCGGGTCCCAGCTCGTCGGAAGCGGGGGATCATGAAGAAGACTTCAGTCACATTGACGtggaagacgacgacgataCGACGGGCTCCACGACCACCAGCGATCCCAAATCCGACCCAGCCACTCACCCTTCACCCTCTTTCTCGAAACCACTTCGGGGCGGCagctccaagaagaaagatgaccTTCTTTCCGCGTCCATTGTGTCCTTGAACCGTggcaaggatgagaagcgcGTGAGCTTTGCCAGTCCGGACACCAGtcccaagaggaagaaggaccACAAGCGAAAATCTAGTGGAGGCCAGTAA